Sequence from the Rhodococcus pseudokoreensis genome:
GCGGTGCACTTCTGCATTATTCGCCCACCGTGCGCACCTTCCTTTATCCAGCGCTGGTCGCCGTCGACACCGTACCCAAAGTCGCACTGGCACCGCTGTTTATCGTGTGGTTCGGCTTCGGGTTCGAGTCCAAGGCGTTCGTTGCGATGGCCATTGCATTTTTCCCGCTGGTCATCAACACCTTCGATGGGCTCAGTTCGGTCCCGCATGAGCTCAAAGAGCTGGCCCGGATCAACAAGGCCTCCACTTGGAAGCGGCTGACGAAGATCGAGTTCATCTATGCGCTTCCCTCGATTTTCTCCGGCTCGAAGATCGCGATCTCCCTGGCCGTCGGTGGCGCCGTCGTCGGTGAATTCATCGCCGGTTCGAAGGGGCTTGGTTATGTGATCATGCTCGCCAACAGCCAGGTGGATCTGGCGTCGATGTTCGCCGCGTTCTTCGTCCTCGCCGCGATCGCGCTGGTCTTGTTTTTCATCGTCGACTTCACCGGCAAGAAGCTCATGCCATGGAAGTCGTATACGAAATGACCAACAAGCTTGGAGACCACCATGAGTAAAACACGCACGTGGCGCTCCGTAATCGTCGCGGCGATGCTGTTGCCGTTTGCCGCGGCCTGCGGCACAGGAAGTTCGGAGAATGCGATGTCGGTCATGGTCGACGTCGGTTACCTCCCCAAACACGCACCCTTCTTCGCCGCCGTCGATCGCGGGTTCTTCGGAGCGGAGGGTCTCGATGTCACCATCATGCCCGGCTCCGGCTCCGGCAATACCGTCGCTGCGGTGGACACCGGAAAGGTGGACGTGGGCTGGGCCGACTTCGGTGTCACCGTTCTCCATCAGGGTCGCGGCGCCCAGGTCACGCAGGTCAACCTGTTACAGGCCCGATCGGCCTATGCGGTGGTCGCGATGTCCGACGGAAACATCCACGACTGGGATGACCTCAAAGGCAAAACCGTCGCCACCGAAGGTGCCGGCGCCATGACCTCGATGTGGCCCTTGGCCCTGAGCCGGCTAGGGCTTGCCGAGCAGGACGTCAATGTCGTTCACGCCACCAGCAGCGCCAAGATCCCAGGTCTGCTCTCGAAGCAGTGGGATGCCAACCTGGCGCTATCGGTGTCGGATGCTCCCGCGATCGACGCGCTCGGCAAGGTGCCGGTGGTGCTGAAGTGGTCCGATATCGGCATCGACCTGTACGGCAACGGCCTCATCGTTTCCAACGAACAGCTGAGGAGCAATCCCGACCGGGTCAAGCGATTCAACCGGGCGATGCAACGTGCCTACCTGTGGTCGTGTGAGCACCCGGAGGAAGCCGCCGACTCCTTCCACAAAGAGGTCCAAGGATATGAGACCCGCACCGTAGTGCTCGCACTGCAAGAACAGTGCGCTCTCAACCAGCAAGTCGGTGAGGAGGATGTGCCCTTCGGCCGCATGACCGATGCCGGGGTACAGCAGATGATCGACGTCTCGCGCGAGTTCCTCGGCCTCGACCCGAATACGACGCTCAATCCCGCCCAGGTCTACAGCAACGACTACCTCGACCCCGTTTCCAGCGACGCCATCGCCGTACCGTGACCGCCTACTCCCTCCGGAGCCAGTAATGAACAGCCACACCGCAATCAGTGTCAACAACGTCGGGGTCTCGTTCCGGTCCCGTGACGGCGACACCAACACCGTCCTGCAGGGCGTGGACTTCGACGTCGAGCACGGCCAGTTCGTGTCGATCGTCGGCCAGTCCAGCAGCGGTAAGACAACGCTCCTGAAGACGATTTCGGGACTGCAGCCCGCCACCGCGGGCGAAGTGCTCATCAAGGGCGCACCCATCGCCGCGGGGGTGACGGAGATCGGCATGGTGTTCCAAAGCCCGGTCCTTCTGCCCTGGCGCAACAACCTGGCCAATGTGCTGCTGCCTCTAGAATTTCGCGGCACCCGCGACGCGAACGCCAAAGCCAAAGCCAAGCAACTGCTGGCGATGGTCGGTCTCGAGGGCAAGGCCAAACGGTATTCCTACGAACTCTCCGGCGGCATGCAGCAACGTGTCGCCATCTGCCGGGCCCTGGTGTCCAACCCGGAATTGTTGCTCATGGATGAACCGTTCGGGGCCCTCGATGCCATGACCCGCGACAGCATGAACTTCGAGATCCAGCGGATCTGGCGGCAAGCCGGATGCAGCGTCCTCTTCGTCACGCACAGCATCTCCGAAGCTGTCTGGCTCGGGGACCGGGTCGTCGTGGTCGGCGGCCGTCCCGGACACATCGTCGCCGACATCACCATCGACCTGCCCCGTCCGCGGGACAAAGAGCATCGCTACTCCACAGAGTTCGCCGGCTACGTCAGCGAAGTCGAATCACACATCGGAGTCACAGCCGGAATCAGCTGACCGCCCACATTCCGACCACCTCACCTCACGACAGGAACGTCCATGCTGCATCTGTCCGCAGACCCCTCAGCCCTGGCCACCCAAT
This genomic interval carries:
- a CDS encoding ABC transporter permease → MTGVKAAVGILGLLGLWQLAVVVTDPPEFILVGPLAAFQELFIRPDYFVTNAWVTIGEALAGFVGGVLLGVLCGALLHYSPTVRTFLYPALVAVDTVPKVALAPLFIVWFGFGFESKAFVAMAIAFFPLVINTFDGLSSVPHELKELARINKASTWKRLTKIEFIYALPSIFSGSKIAISLAVGGAVVGEFIAGSKGLGYVIMLANSQVDLASMFAAFFVLAAIALVLFFIVDFTGKKLMPWKSYTK
- a CDS encoding ABC transporter substrate-binding protein; the protein is MSKTRTWRSVIVAAMLLPFAAACGTGSSENAMSVMVDVGYLPKHAPFFAAVDRGFFGAEGLDVTIMPGSGSGNTVAAVDTGKVDVGWADFGVTVLHQGRGAQVTQVNLLQARSAYAVVAMSDGNIHDWDDLKGKTVATEGAGAMTSMWPLALSRLGLAEQDVNVVHATSSAKIPGLLSKQWDANLALSVSDAPAIDALGKVPVVLKWSDIGIDLYGNGLIVSNEQLRSNPDRVKRFNRAMQRAYLWSCEHPEEAADSFHKEVQGYETRTVVLALQEQCALNQQVGEEDVPFGRMTDAGVQQMIDVSREFLGLDPNTTLNPAQVYSNDYLDPVSSDAIAVP
- a CDS encoding ABC transporter ATP-binding protein encodes the protein MNSHTAISVNNVGVSFRSRDGDTNTVLQGVDFDVEHGQFVSIVGQSSSGKTTLLKTISGLQPATAGEVLIKGAPIAAGVTEIGMVFQSPVLLPWRNNLANVLLPLEFRGTRDANAKAKAKQLLAMVGLEGKAKRYSYELSGGMQQRVAICRALVSNPELLLMDEPFGALDAMTRDSMNFEIQRIWRQAGCSVLFVTHSISEAVWLGDRVVVVGGRPGHIVADITIDLPRPRDKEHRYSTEFAGYVSEVESHIGVTAGIS